A genomic stretch from Helianthus annuus cultivar XRQ/B chromosome 1, HanXRQr2.0-SUNRISE, whole genome shotgun sequence includes:
- the LOC110874647 gene encoding FT-interacting protein 4 translates to MARQNQNQNQNQNRNQNNNNNNAVPNAPEPEEFSLKETRPSLGGGRVPGNERFGTAFDLVEQMHYLYIRIVKGRSLAPKQGNNSNESPDPYVEIKLGNFTVCTNHVEKNPNPEWNQVFAFAKDRVQSLTVEVTVRDKEGGEEDNSIGGVVFDVVEVPVRVPPDSALAAQWYRLENGSGGELMVAVWMGTQADEAFPDAWHLDSVSVSGDGVANIRSKVYLSPRLWYVRVHVIEAHELNSNSNRQSEVLVKGMVMNMILRTKALSKPMWNEDLMFVVAEPFEEQLVLTVEEKLGNKEEVVGKCLIPLNSVERRMDNRVVSSKWYSLEKHTRGENGEVNVVQLNSKIHIRVCLDGGYHVLDELTQYSSDLRATHRLLGSPSIGVLELGILNANGLTPAKTRNGHGAVDAYCVAKYGQKWIRTRTVIDSLNPKWNEQYTWEVFDPCTVITIVVFDNNHLQGVDNGGGAKDARIGKVRIRLSTLETDRVYTHSYPLIVLHPSGVKKMGEIQLAVRFTCVSLMNLMQMYTQPLLPNMHYIHPLTVFQQDSLRHQATHIMAVRLNRAEPPLRKEVVEYMLDVGSNMWSLRKSKANYCRLIEVLSSVVTFCKWFYHVCMWTSPVLTVLVHVLFLILVYNPQMILSFMLVYVIVIGILRYRSRARHPPHMDIKLSYADRLNGDELDEEFDGFPSTKHGDALKMRYDRLRSVGSRIQTLIGDVATQGERVQNLVTWRDPRATTMFLFFCFVLAIVLYVVPVRGVVVAVGLFVMRHPSLRNRLPSVPMNFFRRLPARTDGLL, encoded by the coding sequence ATGGCAAgacaaaaccaaaaccaaaaccagaaccagaaccggaaccagaataataacaacaataatgcggTTCCGAATGCCCCGGAACCCGAAGAGTTCAGTTTAAAAGAGACGAGGCCGAGTTTAGGCGGAGGGCGGGTTCCGGGGAACGAACGATTCGGAACCGCATTTGATCTTGTAGAGCAAATGCATTATTTATACATTAGAATTGTCAAGGGTAGGAGTTTGGCGCCAAAACAAGGTAACAATTCAAATGAGTCACCTGATCCTTATGTGGAAATTAAGCTTGGTAACTTCACTGTTTGTACGAATCATGTTGAGAAGAACCCGAACCCGGAATGGAACCAGGTGTTTGCGTTCGCCAAGGATCGGGTTCAGTCGTTAACGGTTGAGGTGACTGTGAGGGATAAGGAGGGTGGGGAGGAGGATAATTCGATTGGTGGTGTGGTGTTTGATGTTGTTGAGGTGCCTGTTAGGGTGCCGCCGGATAGCGCGTTGGCGGCTCAGTGGTATAGGTTGGAGAATGGGAGTGGTGGGGAGTTGATGGTGGCGGTTTGGATGGGGACGCAGGCGGATGAGGCGTTTCCGGATGCGTGGCATTTGGATTCGGTTTCGGTTAGTGGGGATGGGGTCGCGAATATTAGGTCGAAAGTGTATTTGTCGCCGCGCCTTTGGTATGTTCGGGTTCATGTGATCGAGGCGCACGAGTTGAATAGTAACAGTAATAGGCAGTCTGAGGTTTTAGTGAAAGGTATGGTTATGAATATGATTTTGAGGACAAAGGCTTTGTCGAAACCGATGTGGAATGAGGATTTGATGTTTGTTGTAGCCGAGCCGTTTGAAGAACAGTTGGTTTTAACGGTCGAAGAAAAGCTCGGGAACAAGGAGGAAGTTGTTGGGAAGTGTTTGATTCCGCTGAATAGTGTCGAAAGACGGATGGATAATCGAGTTGTAAGTAGTAAATGGTATAGTCTTGAGAAGCATACACGAGGCGAAAACGGGGAGGTGAATGTAGTGCAGTTGAATAGCAAGATTCATattcgggtttgtttggatggcGGGTATCATGTTCTCGACGAGTTGACTCAGTATAGTAGCGATCTCCGAGCGACTCATAGGCTGCTCGGGTCCCCGAGCATTGGTGTGTTGGAATTGGGGATCTTGAATGCTAATGGGCTAACGCCTGCGAAAACAAGAAACGGGCATGGGGCGGTTGATGCGTATTGTGTAGCGAAATACGGGCAGAAGTGGATCCGTACAAGGACCGTGATCGATTCTTTGAATCCGAAATGGAATGAACAGTATACGTGGGAGGTTTTCGACCCGTGTACGGTGATCACAATAGTTGTGTTTGATAACAATCATTTACAAGGGGTTGATAACGGTGGTGGAGCTAAAGACGCACGAATCGGGAAGGTAAGAATACGGTTATCTACACTTGAAACGGATCGCGTGTACACTCATTCGTATCCTTTGATCGTGTTACACCCATCGGGTGTGAAAAAAATGGGCGAAATCCAGCTTGCGGTTCGGTTTACATGTGTTTCGTTGATGAATTTGATGCAAATGTACACTCAACCTTTGTTACCGAATATGCATTACATTCACCCGTTAACCGTTTTCCAGCAAGACAGTTTAAGGCACCAAGCGACTCATATAATGGCGGTGCGGTTGAACCGGGCTGAGCCGCCTTTGCGAAAAGAGGTTGTGGAGTACATGCTCGATGTGGGTTCGAACATGTGGAGTTTGAGGAAGAGTAAGGCTAACTATTGCAGGCTAATCGAGGTTCTTTCGAGTGTCGTTACGTTTTGCAAATGGTTCTACCACGTTTGCATGTGGACTAGCCCGGTGCTCACGGTTCTCGTGCACGTTTTGTTCTTGATCCTTGTTTACAACCCACAAATGATCTTGAGTTTTATGCTGGTCTACGTGATCGTGATCGGGATCTTGAGGTATCGATCACGAGCACGACACCCTCCACACATGGATATCAAACTATCTTATGCTGATAGGTTGAATGGAGATGAGCTTGATGAAGAATTCGACGGATTTCCAAGTACTAAACATGGCGACGCGCTAAAAATGAGGTATGATCGACTCAGGAGCGTGGGGTCCCGGATCCAGACCTTGATCGGTGACGTGGCGACTCAAGGGGAGCGGGTTCAGAATCTGGTAACGTGGCGTGACCCGCGAGCCACCACTATGTTTTTGTTCTTTTGCTTTGTGTTGGCTATTGTGCTCTATGTGGTTCCGGTTAGAGGGGTCGTGGTGGCGGTCGGGCTGTTTGTGATGAGGCATCCTAGTTTACGAAACCGGCTTCCTTCGGTCCCGATGAACTTTTTCAGAAGGTTGCCGGCGAGAACTGATGGATTGTTGTGA